GGAATTTGCCGGCTAAATCTTTGACCGAAAATTTCAGACGGTATAATTTACCTTTTTATTTGTATAAATGCCCAAGGAGATTAAACCTTGGGCATCTCATCTTGTCTCACAGGAAACTATTCTTCGAACATGCAGAAAAATAATAAGCTAATCAGGATCGCTGCAATAGGTCTTGCAGCAGTGATATTGATCTTTGTAGGGTACCGCTTGTTAAAGAATAACAAAATCATACATGAGGTTTTGATTGAGGTACCCGTACAGCGTGGGGATTTTACTGGAGTTGTGTTTTCGACCGGGCAGTTGCTGGCCGAGAATTCAACCTTTATTGAAGTTCCCAAAGAGCTGTCAAGTCGTAACATTAACATTTTTGAGATTCAAATCACAGAGTTGGTAGAGGAAGGTACTGTGGTACAACAGGGTGACTTTGTTGCATCCCTCGATCACAGTACTGTTGAGGAGCTGCTTACAAATGCAGAGGAAAACCTCAAGAAGGCATTGCAGTCTCTGGAAGATGCGAGGATCGATACCAACATTAATATGAGCAACCTGCGCGATGGATTGCTTAATGCCAAGGTTGAAGTAGAAGAAAAAAAGCTTGTGCTTGAGCAGTCGGTGTATGAGTCGCCTGCCGTTAAACGTCAGGCAGCTCTTGATCTTGAAAGGGCAGAGCAGAACCTCCTGCAGTTGCAAAGAAACTATGAGTTGAAGGAAACTCAGGCCAGAAACACAGTGCTCAGGGCACAGGATGAAGTTCGTCGTAACCAGGAGATAGTAAGAGATATTCAGAATCTGTTTCAAGCCCTTGAGATTAAGGCTCCTATGCCTGGTATGGTTATTTATTCTTATGACCGTATGGGCAATAAGATCAAGGCCGGTAGCTCGGTAAGCCCCTGGGCCTCAATTATTGCTGAGTTGCCCGACCTTTCATCAATGATATCCAAGACATATATCAATGAGATAGATATTTCAAAGATTAAGAAAGGTCAAAAGGTTAAAGTTGGAGTTGATGCCTTCCCCGATAAGGTCTTTGACGGAGAGGTAATATCAGTTGCCAATATCGGTCAGACACTGCCAAATGGAGATACTAAGGTATTTGAGGTAATAGTGAAACTGTTTGGTTCGGATCCTGAACTGAGACCTGCGATGACAACAAGTAATATTATTACTGTAAGTGATCAGAAGGATGTGCTTTATATACCGCTTGAGTCAGTATTCAGGACAGACTCAACAAACTATGTATTCACCTATAAGTCAGGACTAGTAAGGCAGATTGTTGACCTTGGACCTGAAAACAGCAGTCATGTTGTAGTGAACAGGGGACTTGAAGAAGGTCAGATAGTAGTGATGAATGCCCCTGCTGATCCTGAGAGTTTGCCATTACTTGGAACTGACATATATGAGGACCTGCTAAAGAAGGCAGAGGAAGCAAAGAAGGAAGCTGCGGAGCGTCAACAAAGAGAAGCTGAAGAGAGTGAAGCTGACTCTGAAGGCTTTGGTCAATTTCCTGGTGGTCCCGGAGGACCAGGTGGTTTTCAAGGTGGACAACCAGGACAGGGTGGTCCTGGTGGTCAGGGAGGCTTCCAGGGTGGTCAGGGAGCTCCAGGTGGTATGTCTGCAGGTGGCCAGGGCGGTCGTGGAGGAGAGAGGAGAATCACACCTCCGGGTAGTAATTAATATTTAAATATCCAGAAGATGAATATAATACATCTTTTTACCCGATACTTTCATGATGTGATTATTGCCGTAGAGGCAATCCTCGCAAACAAGATGAAGTCAATGCTTACTGCATTGGGTATCATGTTTGGTGTGGCTGCGGTAATCAGCATGTTGGCAATCGGTAAGGGTGCACAGCAGGAAGTGTTGGAGCAAATCAAACTGGTTGGAGTAAATAATATTATAGTAACACCTTCAGAGACAGCCTTGGGTTCACCAGACGCACCCAGTGGTGGAGGCATTGGGTCAGTTAAGAGATTCTCCCCAGGTTTGACACTTAGGGATGCTGAAGCTATCCAGGCGGCTATTCCAACTGTCAACAAAGTTAGTCCGGTGATATCCCTCAATTATCATGCTGTACTCAATGGAAAGAGTTATCCTGTGTCACTAGAAGGGGTGTCTCCTTATTACTTCGAGTTGCTTAACGTGCAACTGGCTGACGGAGAAATTTTTACGCAGGATCAGAGCGAAAGGGGACTCCCTGTTTGTGTTATAGGTGATAATATTAAGAACAGGTTCTTTTCAACAGAGGATCCGATTGGCAAGTATATTAAGTGTGGGGACACCTGGTTACAGGTAATCGGACTTATTGAAAGACGTGACTTCACAGCTTCTGCATCTGACGAACTAGGTATCAGCAGTACTGACAACAAGATATTTGTGCCTGTCAAGACTATGTTGCTGAGGTTCAAGGATAGGGCAAGAGTTGATCCGGAAATTCTGGAGAGTGTTACCAGAGCCGGTGCCAATAGCACTGTGTCGGGCGATCAGGCGGCAACTAAGGCAGAGGACCAGCTTGATAAGATTATTATTCAGGTTGAGGAAACTGAGCACCTTGGAGTCACTGCTGATATAATAAAGAGAATGCTGCTTCGTCGTCATTCAGATATTTATGATTTTGAGGTTACTGTTCCCGAGTTATTGCTTAAGCAACAACAGAAGACCAATGATATTTTCAACATAGTGCTGGGGGCTATTGCTTCAATATCCCTTGTAGTTGGAGGTATCGGCATTATGAATATTATGTTGGCTTCAGTCTGGGAAAGAATCAGGGAGATAGGTACACGTCAGGCCATCGGAGCATCCCGAAAGGATATTATTGTACAGTTTCTGTCAGAATCCACTCTTATCAGCGTAAGTGGTGGTATGATCGGAATTATTCTGGGTGTGATAATGGCCCGGCTTATTAATGTGATGGCAGATATCCAGACCATAGTAAGCGTATTCTCAGTTCTGGTGGCCTTTGGAGTATCGGCCACGGTAGGAATAGTCTTTGGCTATATCCCTGCAAAGAGGGCAGCCAATCAGGATCCTGTGGAATCGTTGAGACATTGACCTTAAAATATTGAAAACGAAATGAGTAAGAGTGCTATGAGATTAAACCATGTATTAATACTGCTCATGATGGTTTTGCTGCCCGTTTCAGCAAAAAGCCAGAACAGGGAAGTTATAGAAGTTAACATGACTCTGGAGGAAGTCATTGAGATGGCGCAGAGGCAATCCCTGTCCTATTTTAGGGCCAAGAACATGTACCTTGCGGAGTATTGGTCATTCAGAAGTTTCAAGGCCAGCAGACTGCCGAGTTTGAACCTTACTGCAACACCTGTAGCCTATACTAATTCAATTATCCCGTTGCAGGACGGAGTTGGATACCGTAATAACTACAGTTTTGTATCGAATGGGGCCTTGTTTATACGTCAGAATGTGCCATTAACAGGTGGTACTTTTGATATTACTTCAACTTTGTCAAGAACATACGACTACGAAACCGGGAATACCATATTTTCTTCGGCTCCGGTAAGTATTGGTTTTAAACAATCACTAAATGGATATAACAGGTTTCGCTGGGAGTCTAGAATGTCACCTGTTCAATTTGAACGTGCAAAGCTTGCTTTCATTCAGGATCTTGAGGATATAGCATATAATGCAACAAACTATTTCTTTAATGTAGCCACGGCTGAGATTAATGTCCGTATAGCCGAAATCAACTATGCCAATGCCGATACTCTTTACAGGATTGGAAAGGGGCGTTTTGAGATTGGTACCATCACTCAGGATGAACTATTGGATCTTGAACTAAGTCTACTTAATGCAAGGCTAGAAGTAAGCAAATCTGATATCAATCTGAAGCAGGCCAAAGCTACTTTGAATTCATTTCTTGGTATTGCAGATGATATTCATGTTAATTGCGTTTTGCCTGATAAGTTGCCTCCATTAAGAATTAATGTCGATGAAGCGCTCAACCTAGCGTTGGAGAATAATCCGGATATTTTGGGTTATAAGCTACAGTTGTTGAGAGCAGAGCGGAATGTGGCTGAGACAACGGCAAACACGGGGCTTAGCGCAAATATAGAAGCCAGTCTCGGTGTAAACAGGAATGCTTTGGAATTGAGTGAGGTGTATGAGAGTCCATTTATGCAACAGCAAAGGGCAAACATATCACTTAGTATACCGATTATTGACTGGGGTAATAGGAAGGGACAAATTCAGATGGCTAAGGCCCAGAAGGATGAAGTTGATGCATCAGTCAAGCAGTCACTTGTAGATTTTGAGCAGAATGCATTGATTACTTTCCTCAATTTCAACCTTCAGGAGGATCAGGTGGCAATTGCTGCCAAAGCTGATACTGTTGCCCAGCTTGGATTTGATGTAACAATGCAGCGTTTTATGATAGGCAAGGTTGACGTTATTCGTCTGAACTCAGCCAGAAATAGTCTGGATGCTGCAAAGAGGAACTATATATCTGCACTTAGAAACTACTGGACAAGTTATTACGACATCCGTAGAATTGCGATGTATGATTTTATTAACCGTCAGTCCCTGATCAGGGAGCTGGATGAGTTCTTACAACGATAGAGAGGTAGCTTATGAAAAAGAGACTATGGCAATTGGTTGTGCCTGTAGCTGCGGTGATTCTGACACTGGTTATCTATGGTATTACGACAAGGGAGAAAGATGACGAACCGGATGTAGTAAGGGTTGAGAAGGGAGTCTTTGAGGTTGTCGTGACCGGTATGGGAGAGCTGGAGGCCCTTGAGTCAACAGACATAATGATTCCGGAAGTACTTAGAACCAACGAGGTCAGGATTAGGCAGATCACTATCACTGACATTGTTAAGGAAGGAACCATGGTTAAGAAGGGCGACTATGTTGCAACACTTGACCCGGCTGATGTTGAGGAAAGGATGAGGAGTGCAGAAGATGCACTGGAGTTGTATCGCAACAACCTTGAAAATGCCAGGATAGACAGTTCACTGGCCCTTTCAAGTGCCCGTGATGAAATCAGGCAGGCCCGTGACCTTGTGACAGACAGAGAAATTAAGTTGGAACAGTCTATATATGAATCTGCTGCTGTTCAAAGGCAGGCTCAGATTGCACTTGAGACAGCCCAAAGATCGCTTGAGCAAAAGCTGCGTAACTATGATCAGTTGAGAAGGCGTTACAGGATGCAGGTTGAGCGCATCGAGGAGAATCTTGCCGACCAGCAGGAGTATATGGATAAGCTTATTCAGCTCAAACGCGATCTTATTATTAGGGCACCTGCCAACGGTCTTGTAGTCTATGCACGTGATGGACGGAATGAAAAAATAAAGGTTGGCTCACGGGTAAACCGTTGGAGTGCCCGCATTGCCATGTTACCTAATCTGTCTACATTGCAAGCCATTGCATATGTAAAGGAAATTGACATAGCCAAGATTCGTCCGGGTCTGTCAGTAAGGGTAAGCATTGATGCCTTTCCTGAAGATCAATTCTCTGGTGTTGTAACCCGAGTTGCAAATATCGGACAGGAAGTTCAGGGTGAGTTTTATAATGCCTTCAAGGTAGAGATAAAGGTTGATCCTTCCGGGAAAGAGTTGTTGCCAGGTATGACAACCACCAACAATATTGTTGTAGAGTCTATCAGGGATGCTGTTATGGTGCCTCGTCTTGCAGTATTCAAAGACTCGTTATTAGGAGACTTTGTATATAAACGTGAAGGCCTTAATCTCGTTAAACAGCAGATAAAGACCAATGGCGAAAATGATCTCTATTACATGATCCATTCAGGCCTAAAGCCGGGTGATAAGGTAATGATGAAGGAGCCTGTAAAGAAGGATAGACTGGCTGTGCATCACCTTGAGGAATAGGCCTGTTTATGCGGTCTTGAATGCTCCACTTACAGAATTACTGACCTGGTTGTTAATTGAAATTAAAAATGCGGATTTTTTTCCGTAATTCATATTACTTCCATATATTTGGAATGCGGTTTTGAACAGAAACAGCCTTAGGGCTGTTTCTGTATTTAATCTGATAATTAACAAATTAGGAACAAACAATAATTATATCAATTATGAAAGTAACTGTAGTAGGAGCAGGAAATGTTGGAGCTACCTGTGCTGACATTCTGGCTTATCGCGAAGTTGTAAATGAAGTTGTCCTTGTTGATATCAAGGAAGGAATGGCAGAGGGTAAAGCCCTTGACATCTGGCAAAAGGCTCCAATTGACATGTATGACACCCGTACAGTGGGCGTAACAGCTGATTACAGCAGAACTGCAAATTCAGACGTAGTTGTAATTACATCTGGTCTTCCACGTAAACCAGGCATGTCTCGTGACGATTTAATTGAAACCAATGCCGGTATCGTTAAGTCTGTTACTGAACAGGTTGT
The genomic region above belongs to Xiashengella succiniciproducens and contains:
- a CDS encoding efflux RND transporter periplasmic adaptor subunit; amino-acid sequence: MQKNNKLIRIAAIGLAAVILIFVGYRLLKNNKIIHEVLIEVPVQRGDFTGVVFSTGQLLAENSTFIEVPKELSSRNINIFEIQITELVEEGTVVQQGDFVASLDHSTVEELLTNAEENLKKALQSLEDARIDTNINMSNLRDGLLNAKVEVEEKKLVLEQSVYESPAVKRQAALDLERAEQNLLQLQRNYELKETQARNTVLRAQDEVRRNQEIVRDIQNLFQALEIKAPMPGMVIYSYDRMGNKIKAGSSVSPWASIIAELPDLSSMISKTYINEIDISKIKKGQKVKVGVDAFPDKVFDGEVISVANIGQTLPNGDTKVFEVIVKLFGSDPELRPAMTTSNIITVSDQKDVLYIPLESVFRTDSTNYVFTYKSGLVRQIVDLGPENSSHVVVNRGLEEGQIVVMNAPADPESLPLLGTDIYEDLLKKAEEAKKEAAERQQREAEESEADSEGFGQFPGGPGGPGGFQGGQPGQGGPGGQGGFQGGQGAPGGMSAGGQGGRGGERRITPPGSN
- a CDS encoding ABC transporter permease, which codes for MNIIHLFTRYFHDVIIAVEAILANKMKSMLTALGIMFGVAAVISMLAIGKGAQQEVLEQIKLVGVNNIIVTPSETALGSPDAPSGGGIGSVKRFSPGLTLRDAEAIQAAIPTVNKVSPVISLNYHAVLNGKSYPVSLEGVSPYYFELLNVQLADGEIFTQDQSERGLPVCVIGDNIKNRFFSTEDPIGKYIKCGDTWLQVIGLIERRDFTASASDELGISSTDNKIFVPVKTMLLRFKDRARVDPEILESVTRAGANSTVSGDQAATKAEDQLDKIIIQVEETEHLGVTADIIKRMLLRRHSDIYDFEVTVPELLLKQQQKTNDIFNIVLGAIASISLVVGGIGIMNIMLASVWERIREIGTRQAIGASRKDIIVQFLSESTLISVSGGMIGIILGVIMARLINVMADIQTIVSVFSVLVAFGVSATVGIVFGYIPAKRAANQDPVESLRH
- a CDS encoding TolC family protein; translation: MSKSAMRLNHVLILLMMVLLPVSAKSQNREVIEVNMTLEEVIEMAQRQSLSYFRAKNMYLAEYWSFRSFKASRLPSLNLTATPVAYTNSIIPLQDGVGYRNNYSFVSNGALFIRQNVPLTGGTFDITSTLSRTYDYETGNTIFSSAPVSIGFKQSLNGYNRFRWESRMSPVQFERAKLAFIQDLEDIAYNATNYFFNVATAEINVRIAEINYANADTLYRIGKGRFEIGTITQDELLDLELSLLNARLEVSKSDINLKQAKATLNSFLGIADDIHVNCVLPDKLPPLRINVDEALNLALENNPDILGYKLQLLRAERNVAETTANTGLSANIEASLGVNRNALELSEVYESPFMQQQRANISLSIPIIDWGNRKGQIQMAKAQKDEVDASVKQSLVDFEQNALITFLNFNLQEDQVAIAAKADTVAQLGFDVTMQRFMIGKVDVIRLNSARNSLDAAKRNYISALRNYWTSYYDIRRIAMYDFINRQSLIRELDEFLQR
- a CDS encoding efflux RND transporter periplasmic adaptor subunit produces the protein MKKRLWQLVVPVAAVILTLVIYGITTREKDDEPDVVRVEKGVFEVVVTGMGELEALESTDIMIPEVLRTNEVRIRQITITDIVKEGTMVKKGDYVATLDPADVEERMRSAEDALELYRNNLENARIDSSLALSSARDEIRQARDLVTDREIKLEQSIYESAAVQRQAQIALETAQRSLEQKLRNYDQLRRRYRMQVERIEENLADQQEYMDKLIQLKRDLIIRAPANGLVVYARDGRNEKIKVGSRVNRWSARIAMLPNLSTLQAIAYVKEIDIAKIRPGLSVRVSIDAFPEDQFSGVVTRVANIGQEVQGEFYNAFKVEIKVDPSGKELLPGMTTTNNIVVESIRDAVMVPRLAVFKDSLLGDFVYKREGLNLVKQQIKTNGENDLYYMIHSGLKPGDKVMMKEPVKKDRLAVHHLEE